A single region of the Myxococcales bacterium genome encodes:
- a CDS encoding sulfatase-like hydrolase/transferase, which translates to MALPIKKRLILILKVVFSLLMLWVIVRKVVARDGAGTLAERLWELSWAWFAMAVGMMLCAVICSVVRWQRLLNGQGIRAPWSFLGPSFLIARFFGAFTPGGFTGLGGWRIYDITKHTGKAARATATIGVEMVLGQLAFGVVVMVASVYGLRFLGLSGVLLINAVFLGVMVAGITLLARPDVFRWLSRALPGGLRVRIHSLLEAVCAYRGKSRLLIQAAVLGIGTHVFNNLVYVCAARALGIPLGIGEVFFGSSLQILATLLPASINGIGLREAAAVALYTRLGMPASEAVLIPIVGFAAEMLVSASGGLLFVLRSPDYHPKIEVEQEPSERVVPGLRDALADPGDAEGPLWRVLERAASAGLWAGIGIGFLEAALVSVGGNHLQGRVFFYGPLAYGVLGLALGLLGGAIFAIDRRVSHARPPRLSQVQAYVFAGIWGVLFLALGAFRLRRDIFHEQLQWTSASGALVALGCLLTATLVSFAAYFSWKWLWRRLGALAQSPLPGVGLLVACGLALWATVPHLKQIAETDSPARVTAPSPRNVLFIVVDTLRADHLPMYGYSQSRTPHLDAFARDAVRFEHAFVNASWTRPSFASLLTGRLPSSHGVMAKSDGLPEAVETLPEVLTKGGWNTFGVVTNFNVAPYFNFQQGFGTYEYLEPDFVLGADDMSAKLLLVQFLKQRIEKLRTLKGRVEPGAAYQDAKRVNENIFDWLNGTPKQPWMMFVGYMDPHDPYFVHPYRGVGYSRAANQKPRPEEASRLRTLYDGEIAYWDSEFGRLIARLKALGYYEQMTVIVTSDHGEEFGDHGGFWHGTTLYDEQLHVPLFVKLPNHEQGGSVVNHWVQSIDVMPTLLRQLGQDVPKGVQGGDLFRGTDLIYAEESHEGNVLEAVRERRETGPYKLIHANPNNPRGLKPTEVYDVQTDPQEQHDLADTRPTLVAQIQKTLKEAAKAARHSAVGRTPVNLEQDDDAEERLKALGYAADR; encoded by the coding sequence ATGGCACTCCCGATAAAAAAGCGGCTGATTCTCATACTTAAGGTCGTCTTCTCACTTCTCATGCTCTGGGTGATCGTGCGCAAAGTCGTCGCGCGTGATGGCGCTGGCACGCTCGCTGAGCGTCTTTGGGAACTGTCTTGGGCGTGGTTTGCGATGGCGGTGGGGATGATGTTGTGCGCGGTCATCTGCAGCGTGGTCCGGTGGCAGCGCCTTTTAAATGGCCAAGGCATCAGGGCACCGTGGAGTTTTTTGGGCCCTTCGTTTTTGATCGCGCGCTTTTTCGGAGCATTTACGCCCGGCGGATTTACCGGCCTTGGCGGATGGCGCATCTATGATATCACCAAGCACACCGGCAAGGCTGCGCGTGCGACGGCCACCATTGGCGTTGAGATGGTGCTAGGGCAACTTGCGTTTGGCGTCGTCGTGATGGTGGCCTCGGTCTATGGTCTGAGGTTTCTCGGCCTCTCAGGCGTGCTTTTGATCAACGCAGTGTTTTTGGGCGTCATGGTGGCAGGCATCACGCTGCTTGCACGTCCCGATGTTTTTAGGTGGCTGAGTCGCGCGTTGCCAGGCGGCCTTCGTGTGCGCATACATAGTCTGCTTGAGGCGGTGTGCGCGTACCGCGGCAAGAGCAGACTGTTGATACAGGCTGCGGTGCTTGGCATAGGTACGCATGTATTTAACAATTTGGTGTATGTGTGTGCGGCCAGGGCGCTAGGCATCCCTCTGGGGATAGGTGAGGTATTTTTTGGATCCTCTCTTCAGATCTTGGCGACCTTGCTGCCGGCTTCTATCAACGGGATAGGACTACGAGAGGCGGCGGCCGTTGCGCTCTATACGCGTTTGGGGATGCCGGCTTCAGAAGCGGTGCTGATTCCCATCGTGGGCTTTGCCGCAGAGATGTTGGTCTCGGCATCAGGCGGACTATTGTTCGTGCTGAGATCGCCTGACTATCATCCCAAGATCGAGGTCGAGCAAGAACCGAGCGAGCGAGTCGTCCCTGGGCTCAGAGACGCCCTCGCCGATCCGGGCGATGCGGAGGGGCCTCTTTGGCGAGTGCTTGAGCGAGCGGCTAGTGCGGGGTTGTGGGCAGGCATCGGCATTGGGTTCTTAGAGGCTGCACTTGTCAGCGTCGGGGGCAACCACCTGCAAGGCCGGGTGTTTTTCTATGGTCCGCTCGCCTATGGTGTGCTCGGCCTGGCGCTCGGGCTCTTGGGCGGGGCGATATTTGCGATCGACCGGCGCGTCAGCCACGCCAGGCCTCCTCGCCTTTCCCAAGTGCAAGCCTATGTTTTTGCGGGAATTTGGGGGGTCCTTTTTCTTGCCCTGGGGGCATTCCGCTTGCGTCGAGACATTTTTCATGAACAATTACAATGGACTAGCGCGTCGGGGGCGCTCGTCGCTCTCGGATGCCTCCTTACGGCAACTCTGGTATCATTCGCTGCTTATTTTTCGTGGAAGTGGCTGTGGCGTCGCTTGGGCGCGCTGGCACAGTCCCCTCTGCCGGGCGTCGGACTCCTTGTGGCATGCGGGCTGGCGCTGTGGGCCACCGTGCCTCACCTCAAGCAGATAGCTGAAACAGATAGCCCTGCTCGAGTCACCGCTCCGAGCCCCCGCAACGTGCTCTTTATCGTGGTCGATACGTTACGCGCCGATCATCTGCCGATGTACGGGTATTCTCAATCGCGGACCCCGCACTTGGATGCGTTTGCGCGGGACGCGGTGCGGTTTGAGCATGCGTTTGTGAATGCATCATGGACACGGCCGAGCTTTGCATCACTACTGACTGGGAGATTGCCCTCAAGTCACGGCGTCATGGCAAAGTCCGATGGGCTGCCCGAGGCAGTCGAGACCCTGCCTGAGGTGCTCACAAAAGGCGGATGGAACACATTTGGCGTTGTCACCAACTTCAATGTCGCGCCGTATTTCAATTTTCAGCAGGGGTTTGGCACATATGAGTACCTTGAGCCCGACTTTGTGTTGGGTGCCGATGACATGTCTGCGAAACTCCTCTTGGTGCAGTTCCTCAAGCAGAGGATTGAAAAACTCCGCACTCTCAAGGGGCGCGTCGAGCCTGGCGCCGCGTATCAGGATGCGAAAAGAGTGAATGAGAATATATTCGATTGGTTGAATGGAACCCCAAAGCAGCCCTGGATGATGTTTGTCGGATACATGGATCCGCACGATCCGTACTTTGTGCATCCGTATCGGGGCGTGGGCTATTCCCGGGCTGCCAATCAAAAACCCAGGCCCGAAGAGGCGTCCCGCTTGCGCACATTATATGATGGGGAAATCGCGTATTGGGATAGCGAGTTTGGGAGACTCATCGCGCGGTTGAAAGCACTTGGGTATTACGAGCAAATGACCGTCATCGTGACTTCAGACCATGGTGAAGAGTTTGGGGATCATGGTGGATTTTGGCATGGAACCACTTTGTACGATGAGCAACTTCATGTGCCTCTTTTCGTCAAGTTGCCGAATCACGAGCAAGGCGGAAGCGTGGTCAACCACTGGGTTCAAAGCATCGATGTGATGCCCACGCTATTGCGTCAGCTTGGTCAAGACGTACCCAAAGGCGTTCAAGGAGGGGACCTCTTCCGAGGCACCGATCTGATCTATGCCGAGGAAAGTCACGAAGGAAACGTCTTAGAAGCTGTGCGAGAGCGTCGAGAGACGGGGCCCTACAAGCTGATTCACGCCAACCCAAACAATCCCCGCGGCCTAAAGCCGACGGAGGTTTATGATGTGCAAACCGATCCCCAAGAGCAACACGACCTTGCCGATACCCGGCCCACACTGGTCGCACAAATCCAAAAGACGTTAAAGGAGGCGGCAAAAGCCGCGCGCCACAGCGCAGTAGGGCGCACGCCGGTGAATCTTGAGCAAGATGATGACGCTGAAGAGAGGCTCAAGGCATTGGGGTATGCAGCGGACCGCTAG
- the rarD gene encoding EamA family transporter RarD: MRFASQVRWLSAAKDGEKPQTLGAIAAISAYLVWGLLPLYWKRFDLVPPGQVLDHRILWSAILTIIWLAAGRKMGLAVAVVRDLRRLGFVTLTALLLASNWYVYIWAIQVDRVLETSLGYFITPLVNVALGTLFLRERLRFWQWVAVAIACLGVANECLHVKSVPWVALSLALTFSVYGLLKKISHIAPVTALAVEMSILCPFALGHLAYAHIQGTGAFRSDPTMDTMLVLTGAATALPLVWFSYGARRLKFSTLGLFQYLSPSCQFVLATVVFQESLSLVQLITFASIWTALLIFVADGRRQPAPEAPKGTSS, from the coding sequence ATGCGATTTGCATCTCAGGTGCGTTGGCTCTCCGCGGCGAAGGATGGCGAGAAGCCGCAAACTTTGGGGGCAATCGCAGCCATTTCGGCATATCTCGTATGGGGTCTGCTTCCTTTGTATTGGAAGCGATTCGACCTTGTGCCCCCGGGCCAAGTTCTCGATCACCGTATCCTCTGGTCCGCCATCCTAACCATCATTTGGCTCGCAGCTGGACGCAAGATGGGTTTAGCGGTGGCGGTGGTGCGTGACCTTCGCCGGCTGGGTTTTGTGACGCTAACGGCGCTCTTGCTCGCCTCCAATTGGTATGTCTACATTTGGGCCATCCAAGTCGATCGGGTGCTCGAGACGAGTCTCGGGTATTTTATCACACCCCTTGTCAATGTCGCCTTGGGCACCCTCTTTTTGCGGGAGCGCTTGCGCTTTTGGCAGTGGGTCGCTGTGGCCATTGCGTGTCTCGGCGTTGCAAACGAGTGCTTGCATGTAAAGAGCGTGCCATGGGTCGCCTTGAGTCTCGCCCTTACGTTCAGTGTGTACGGTCTGCTCAAAAAGATTTCACACATTGCTCCGGTAACGGCTTTGGCAGTCGAGATGTCGATTTTGTGTCCTTTTGCTCTGGGCCACTTGGCCTATGCCCATATACAAGGAACTGGCGCGTTCCGCTCCGATCCAACCATGGACACCATGCTGGTGCTCACCGGGGCCGCCACCGCCTTGCCACTTGTATGGTTCAGCTACGGCGCGAGACGGCTAAAGTTTAGCACGCTTGGCTTGTTTCAGTATCTCTCTCCCAGCTGCCAGTTCGTGCTAGCTACGGTGGTGTTTCAAGAATCCTTGAGCCTCGTGCAGCTGATCACGTTCGCGTCGATTTGGACAGCGCTTCTTATCTTTGTAGCCGACGGGCGGAGGCAACCTGCGCCTGAGGCCCCCAAAGGGACGTCCTCATAA
- a CDS encoding universal stress protein — protein MATSSPTLVACTDLSRNSLAALRHAAWLSSSLGYQVRLIFVVDPGTVLPHKKRNGAEQHEALAQWAKSQLELLRQKIFTDATVEAAVIELPGRAIWGELTKPYDNHAVAQAICEAAKASRADLIVLGTHGHAGLSELVLGTVAMRVMRLAPCDVLTVRPVGAESPDAPLDLETLPSPSAEPMVRRMLCAVDFSEGSRLALNRAVALAKLTGAELHLLHSYRVPFWMGPGSSEMEGQLATQVADSLEQLANDHRGSGVTITCHTSTGRAPMQIRDLAEQLRADWIVMGALGQTALDELLVGSVTERVVRIASSPVLAVRNR, from the coding sequence ATGGCCACATCGTCCCCTACCTTGGTCGCTTGCACGGATCTCTCTCGCAACTCCCTTGCGGCTCTCAGGCATGCGGCCTGGTTGTCTTCGAGCCTCGGTTACCAGGTCCGCTTGATATTTGTCGTCGACCCCGGAACTGTCCTGCCGCACAAAAAGCGCAACGGAGCCGAGCAGCACGAGGCATTGGCCCAGTGGGCAAAAAGCCAGCTCGAATTACTGCGGCAAAAGATTTTTACAGACGCAACGGTTGAAGCGGCCGTGATTGAGCTGCCTGGACGTGCCATCTGGGGAGAGCTCACAAAGCCCTATGACAATCATGCGGTGGCACAAGCGATCTGCGAAGCCGCGAAGGCCAGCCGAGCGGACCTTATCGTCCTTGGCACCCATGGCCATGCGGGGCTTAGCGAATTGGTGCTGGGCACGGTGGCCATGCGGGTCATGCGCCTTGCGCCGTGCGATGTCTTGACGGTGCGCCCAGTCGGGGCCGAATCGCCCGATGCTCCTCTCGACCTCGAAACCCTCCCTTCACCTTCTGCCGAACCAATGGTCAGACGCATGTTGTGTGCGGTGGATTTTTCCGAAGGTTCTCGATTGGCACTGAACCGCGCGGTGGCTTTGGCCAAGTTAACCGGCGCTGAATTGCACCTCTTACACAGTTATCGCGTGCCCTTTTGGATGGGACCTGGGTCCTCTGAAATGGAAGGTCAGCTCGCCACGCAGGTCGCGGATTCCTTGGAGCAGCTCGCTAACGATCATCGTGGATCAGGCGTGACCATCACCTGTCATACATCGACCGGACGCGCCCCTATGCAGATCCGGGACTTGGCCGAACAACTGCGTGCGGATTGGATTGTCATGGGGGCCCTCGGGCAAACCGCGCTCGATGAGTTACTCGTGGGCAGCGTCACCGAGCGGGTCGTCCGCATCGCCTCTTCCCCCGTCTTAGCCGTACGCAACCGATGA
- the lpdA gene encoding dihydrolipoyl dehydrogenase, which yields MENKSYDAIVIGGGPGGYVAAIRLGQLKQKTLVVEKAHMGGVCLNWGCIPSKALISATKLVSSMRHAEAIGIVAKDLSVDVKKMQEWKNGIVKKLTGGVQSLVKGSGADIIFGTATLKGNKLVEVKDPEGKTTIYEAKKGIVVATGAHPIQLPGFAIDGKTVITAEHAVSLNEVPKTLVLIGGGVIGLELGMVYQTLGAKVIVVEMMEQLLPGVDPDLVKVVEQQFIKNGGEVFYGAKAKECKVKAGKAVVSIEHGGSTKTLEADKVLVAVGFRPNTEGLGLENAGVTLDKRGHISVNARLESNVAGVFAIGDVAGPPYLAHKASKEGEIAAEVIAGKKTIRDWRAMPAAIFTDPEIATVGLSETAAKAQNKKITLGKFPFAVSGRAMAVRETNGFIKVIVDADNGEVLGVGIVGPEASDLISEAALAIEMCAYAEDVALTVHPHPTLGEGMMEAFKHAVGEAIHVKNK from the coding sequence ATGGAAAATAAGAGTTACGATGCAATAGTCATCGGCGGCGGCCCTGGAGGATATGTAGCCGCTATACGTTTGGGTCAGCTCAAGCAAAAAACCCTCGTGGTCGAAAAGGCGCACATGGGCGGGGTATGTCTCAACTGGGGATGCATTCCTTCAAAGGCGCTTATCTCGGCCACCAAGTTGGTTTCCAGTATGCGCCATGCGGAAGCCATCGGCATCGTCGCCAAAGATCTGAGTGTCGATGTCAAGAAGATGCAAGAGTGGAAAAACGGGATCGTCAAGAAGCTCACAGGGGGCGTTCAAAGCCTGGTAAAGGGCAGCGGCGCCGATATCATATTCGGTACGGCGACCCTAAAAGGAAACAAGTTGGTGGAGGTGAAGGACCCGGAAGGCAAAACCACGATCTACGAAGCCAAAAAGGGCATCGTGGTGGCGACCGGTGCCCATCCCATTCAACTTCCCGGGTTTGCGATCGACGGAAAAACCGTGATCACCGCAGAACACGCTGTGAGTCTGAACGAAGTTCCCAAGACACTGGTGCTGATTGGTGGAGGCGTCATCGGGCTTGAGCTGGGAATGGTGTATCAAACGCTGGGTGCCAAGGTGATCGTGGTTGAGATGATGGAGCAACTCTTGCCCGGCGTGGACCCGGATCTTGTCAAAGTGGTCGAGCAACAGTTCATCAAAAACGGCGGCGAGGTGTTCTATGGCGCCAAAGCGAAAGAGTGTAAAGTGAAGGCCGGAAAAGCCGTGGTGTCCATCGAACATGGTGGCAGTACGAAAACGCTTGAGGCGGACAAGGTGCTTGTGGCGGTGGGATTTCGTCCCAATACGGAAGGTCTGGGTTTAGAAAACGCCGGAGTTACGCTCGACAAACGCGGACATATCTCAGTGAACGCACGACTTGAAAGCAATGTCGCTGGTGTGTTCGCGATTGGCGATGTGGCTGGACCCCCTTACCTCGCGCACAAGGCCTCCAAAGAAGGCGAGATTGCGGCAGAAGTCATTGCAGGGAAAAAAACCATTCGCGATTGGCGTGCGATGCCTGCGGCGATTTTTACCGACCCCGAGATTGCAACGGTGGGGCTCAGCGAAACTGCAGCCAAAGCGCAGAACAAGAAAATCACGCTGGGCAAGTTCCCGTTTGCAGTGTCGGGGCGGGCCATGGCGGTAAGGGAAACAAACGGTTTCATTAAGGTTATCGTGGACGCGGATAACGGTGAAGTGTTGGGTGTGGGGATTGTGGGACCCGAAGCCAGCGACTTGATCAGTGAGGCGGCATTGGCGATCGAGATGTGTGCGTATGCCGAGGATGTCGCGCTGACCGTGCACCCGCATCCCACTTTAGGGGAGGGCATGATGGAGGCGTTCAAGCATGCCGTGGGCGAAGCCATCCATGTTAAGAACAAGTGA
- the lipB gene encoding lipoyl(octanoyl) transferase LipB has protein sequence MRELTVRRLGRVPYADVLAQQERLLAERAQGSVGDTLLLLEHDPVITLGRAGKLEHVLATPQHLAAAGIEVFETGRGGDVTYHGPGQLVAYPIVDLKPDRCDVRRYVRDLEEVMLRTASDYDLNAQRRTGLNGAWIKERKLGSVGVRISRWVTMHGIALNVNTHLEDFSHIVPCGITACQMTSLARETGHAVPLEEVMAHFVHHFADVFDAHAVAETKGAL, from the coding sequence GTGAGAGAGCTTACGGTCAGGCGACTTGGGCGCGTGCCCTATGCTGATGTGTTGGCGCAACAAGAGCGCCTGTTGGCCGAGCGAGCGCAAGGCAGCGTGGGAGATACCCTTCTCCTTCTTGAACATGATCCGGTAATCACGCTAGGCCGAGCAGGGAAACTTGAGCACGTGCTCGCGACGCCACAGCATTTGGCAGCTGCGGGCATCGAAGTGTTTGAGACGGGAAGGGGTGGCGATGTCACGTACCACGGTCCCGGGCAGCTTGTGGCATATCCAATTGTGGATCTCAAACCCGATCGCTGCGATGTTCGTCGATACGTGCGTGATCTTGAAGAAGTCATGTTGCGTACGGCATCAGACTACGATCTGAATGCCCAGCGCCGCACAGGGTTAAACGGTGCATGGATTAAAGAACGCAAGTTGGGTTCCGTCGGCGTCCGAATAAGTCGCTGGGTGACAATGCATGGCATCGCGTTGAACGTAAACACACATTTAGAGGACTTTTCCCATATCGTGCCCTGCGGCATCACCGCTTGCCAAATGACGTCTCTAGCGCGGGAAACAGGGCATGCGGTCCCCCTCGAAGAAGTCATGGCCCACTTCGTTCATCATTTCGCGGACGTGTTCGATGCCCATGCCGTTGCCGAGACGAAAGGCGCTCTGTGA
- a CDS encoding trypsin-like peptidase domain-containing protein → MTQRTKAAHWLLAALLIPMVMPGAVRAQDTSRVVLDRSATAVVRIRAVRGVEFPASGAIIDRRGYVLTSFHAVGTIDATKNVPGTLLSSSNRYEVELYDPRSPDPIVWVARVVRGDIRADLGLLRLMAPLGPDRDSRFPSVALGATQNIGRNSVLFALGYKSAGSKPSVTRIAVRDVQRSQLSRLSWIFFAPALDAQSTGGVLLDSMSNVVGIATGSAERTKGGSIERARPIERVPNDWLDDLRRGHIHDVKIDGYKILADGGELHELAEGDSPLSQQVHFFGVPRRRPVAISVTPPLPLVLLGPNGNTLNRATGALTIRENDPANAIVAVDVSKSLKHALAYSIKTGAPGSLPTASASAGNTAAVVAGKGVLSGRLVHAVTGEPLKDAVVSVGKPGTNMENLIGRFLRGEVGKKELQSTLLGQARTDRNGRFSVRGLPQGKDLPVAGYKMTFRPVYLRAQIGPNQPKLDLGNIKVTYWEPIAY, encoded by the coding sequence ATGACCCAGAGAACAAAAGCCGCACATTGGTTGCTCGCCGCACTGCTCATCCCCATGGTGATGCCTGGGGCTGTGCGCGCCCAGGATACCAGCCGTGTGGTGCTCGACCGCTCCGCGACTGCTGTGGTGCGCATTCGCGCTGTTCGGGGCGTGGAATTTCCCGCCTCAGGCGCAATCATCGACAGGCGCGGCTATGTGCTGACGAGTTTTCATGCAGTCGGCACCATCGATGCTACCAAGAACGTTCCTGGCACTCTGCTCAGCAGCTCCAATCGCTACGAAGTGGAACTCTACGATCCCCGCTCTCCCGATCCCATTGTATGGGTAGCGCGCGTGGTGCGCGGGGACATTCGTGCGGACCTCGGATTATTGCGCCTGATGGCTCCGCTTGGTCCTGACCGAGACAGCCGTTTTCCGAGTGTCGCACTGGGAGCGACCCAGAACATCGGGCGAAATTCCGTTCTCTTTGCACTGGGCTACAAAAGCGCCGGCTCGAAACCCAGCGTGACGCGCATCGCTGTGCGCGATGTGCAACGCAGTCAGCTCAGCCGCCTATCGTGGATCTTTTTTGCGCCAGCCTTGGACGCCCAATCCACAGGGGGCGTGTTGCTCGATTCGATGTCGAATGTGGTAGGGATCGCCACCGGCAGTGCCGAGCGTACCAAGGGTGGCAGCATAGAGCGCGCACGGCCCATCGAGCGCGTTCCCAATGATTGGCTGGATGATTTGCGTCGGGGCCACATCCATGACGTCAAGATCGACGGCTATAAGATTCTTGCGGACGGCGGAGAGCTGCACGAGCTTGCAGAAGGTGACAGCCCCTTGTCACAACAGGTGCATTTTTTCGGCGTGCCTAGGCGCAGACCGGTTGCCATCAGTGTCACACCGCCGTTGCCACTGGTACTTCTTGGTCCCAATGGCAATACCCTCAACCGGGCGACGGGCGCATTGACCATTCGCGAAAACGATCCCGCGAACGCCATCGTTGCGGTGGATGTTTCAAAGAGCCTCAAGCACGCGCTTGCCTACAGCATAAAGACGGGTGCACCAGGTTCGCTCCCAACTGCATCGGCATCGGCGGGAAATACAGCCGCCGTCGTCGCTGGCAAAGGTGTCCTCAGCGGACGACTGGTCCACGCGGTCACTGGGGAGCCCTTGAAGGATGCAGTGGTAAGTGTGGGGAAGCCGGGCACCAATATGGAAAACCTGATTGGGCGGTTTTTGAGAGGCGAGGTAGGTAAAAAAGAGTTGCAGAGCACGCTCCTTGGACAGGCACGCACCGATCGGAACGGACGCTTTTCCGTGCGCGGCCTCCCGCAGGGCAAAGACCTCCCAGTGGCGGGATACAAGATGACGTTCCGGCCGGTGTACTTAAGGGCCCAGATTGGACCCAACCAGCCCAAACTCGATCTTGGCAACATCAAGGTCACCTACTGGGAGCCCATCGCCTATTAG
- a CDS encoding PrsW family intramembrane metalloprotease: protein MTSDKFCCVCNRPLNDDEAKELGGRFFCEKHHQRAFHNIGSRWGRTGLLEILIIALSAWAIRWFGGTQSTQLSWVLTVGMAALLTLLWMRYIYRLDRVEPEPLPLVFGVLILGGLIAKAVGEPLVHDLFRIQEWRHIPPFAPWVTTIMVVGVVQQLCNYLALRYSVYFTRELDEPLDAVVYSAAAGLGIATVSNVEFALSAEASVPFNAAVAMASHSLIHVAAATVLGYGMARARFWTKHRGLWACGCFLLSAVINGGAKHLAVLAGIHGGDYDPWLTLAVAGGAAAFILVSIDIVTARLSVESFSGVRHDGQPHPKRSYTSFVAPTLIDPPMWVVALIPLIGAIAFRDYVAIPEKDVRVLAGQISLHLPDGWAGRSHADGYIAEEREMAAFSPQVRIRTISSDKIDASLSLAAELNHITSQESESDPSYRVISQEMKKAFGGHRSAWAWFARVQEPGDMMFGGSELPVVIAGYDIVVEGRGAQIYHIHASAPASDFEATHSELLMVLDSVKLK from the coding sequence ATGACCAGTGATAAATTTTGTTGCGTTTGCAATAGACCCCTAAACGACGACGAGGCAAAGGAACTGGGCGGCCGGTTTTTTTGCGAGAAGCATCATCAGCGGGCTTTTCACAATATCGGTTCGCGCTGGGGACGCACCGGTCTTTTGGAAATTCTAATTATCGCGCTTTCTGCTTGGGCCATCCGTTGGTTTGGCGGAACGCAAAGCACCCAGCTGAGCTGGGTGCTGACCGTGGGTATGGCCGCCCTGCTTACGTTACTGTGGATGCGCTACATTTATCGGCTCGACCGTGTCGAGCCTGAGCCATTGCCGCTTGTGTTTGGCGTCCTCATATTAGGGGGCTTGATCGCCAAGGCGGTGGGCGAGCCTTTGGTGCACGACTTATTCCGCATTCAAGAATGGCGGCATATCCCGCCCTTCGCGCCGTGGGTCACTACAATCATGGTGGTCGGCGTGGTGCAGCAGCTGTGCAACTATCTCGCTCTCAGGTACAGCGTTTACTTCACCCGCGAACTCGATGAGCCGCTTGATGCGGTGGTGTATTCGGCTGCTGCGGGTCTCGGCATCGCCACGGTCTCCAATGTGGAGTTTGCGCTCTCGGCCGAAGCCAGCGTCCCATTTAATGCAGCCGTCGCGATGGCCTCCCACTCCTTAATTCATGTCGCAGCCGCCACAGTACTTGGCTACGGCATGGCCCGCGCGCGTTTTTGGACCAAGCATCGAGGACTATGGGCCTGCGGATGCTTTTTGCTGTCGGCGGTTATCAATGGCGGCGCCAAGCACCTTGCAGTGCTAGCAGGCATACATGGCGGAGATTACGATCCGTGGTTAACGCTTGCGGTTGCCGGAGGAGCAGCGGCTTTCATTTTGGTGAGCATTGATATCGTCACGGCGCGCTTGAGTGTGGAGAGCTTTTCAGGTGTTCGCCATGATGGGCAGCCTCACCCCAAGCGATCGTATACGAGCTTCGTTGCCCCGACCCTGATTGATCCGCCGATGTGGGTCGTGGCGCTCATCCCGCTCATTGGTGCAATCGCATTTCGGGACTACGTCGCCATTCCCGAGAAGGACGTGCGCGTCTTGGCCGGGCAGATATCCTTGCACCTTCCCGATGGATGGGCGGGGCGTTCTCATGCGGATGGCTACATAGCGGAAGAACGCGAAATGGCCGCTTTCAGCCCTCAAGTTCGGATTCGAACGATCTCTTCAGATAAGATCGATGCGTCTTTATCCCTTGCCGCCGAGCTTAACCACATCACCTCACAAGAAAGTGAATCAGATCCCAGCTATCGCGTCATAAGCCAAGAAATGAAAAAGGCATTTGGAGGGCATCGCTCGGCCTGGGCATGGTTTGCTCGGGTGCAAGAGCCGGGAGACATGATGTTCGGCGGATCTGAGTTACCGGTGGTGATCGCCGGGTACGACATTGTCGTCGAGGGCCGCGGCGCCCAGATCTACCACATACATGCGAGCGCACCTGCCTCGGATTTCGAAGCGACGCACAGCGAGCTATTGATGGTGCTTGACAGCGTAAAACTCAAATGA